Proteins from a genomic interval of Streptomyces sp. NBC_00820:
- a CDS encoding MFS transporter has product MVEPSPVPVASPPRTPLLRGNPAFRALCASRAVSFVGDGITTTVLVLLAARQDGPVGVSLLLLANALPRLAGPLAGVLADRVPTRRLMVRCELASALVIGVIAATLPPLPILIPLVVFAGALATIRNPAGRSLVPVLVDAPDRAPANALFGLARTLQLAVGPGLGGLLAAGPGGIRTALAVDAATFAVSALLLTGLPVLEPTRDPAAVTGVWAEATAGLRYVAADRQVRTLILTLFVIVAFAGVDNVALVFLAGDQLAGGPAGYGLAASAFGSGMLLASVACTRLARGRSAVTLLVVAIAASGAGTVLTGLAPALAVALVAQLLAGAGNAGENIGYDTVIQDVVPRPMLGRVFGTLGTAAQLGAGFAYLAGGLSVNLVGARATFVLAGAGTLAVLLVLVPVLRRPPHPGPGCPTD; this is encoded by the coding sequence ATGGTCGAACCTTCGCCGGTACCGGTGGCGTCTCCACCACGAACCCCTCTGCTGCGGGGAAATCCGGCTTTTCGGGCACTGTGTGCCTCGCGGGCGGTGTCGTTCGTCGGCGACGGAATCACCACCACGGTGCTCGTGTTGCTCGCCGCCCGGCAGGACGGGCCGGTCGGGGTGAGCCTGCTTCTGCTCGCGAACGCGCTGCCGAGACTTGCCGGCCCCCTGGCCGGGGTGCTCGCCGACCGCGTCCCGACCCGCCGGTTGATGGTGCGCTGCGAACTGGCCTCGGCGCTCGTCATCGGCGTGATCGCCGCCACCCTGCCGCCGCTGCCGATCCTGATCCCGCTCGTCGTGTTCGCCGGGGCGCTGGCCACCATCCGGAACCCGGCCGGACGCAGTCTCGTCCCGGTCCTGGTCGACGCCCCCGATCGCGCCCCGGCCAACGCCCTGTTCGGGCTCGCCCGGACCCTGCAACTCGCTGTCGGTCCCGGCCTCGGCGGACTGCTGGCGGCCGGACCCGGAGGCATTCGCACCGCGCTGGCAGTCGACGCCGCGACCTTCGCCGTCTCGGCACTGCTGCTCACCGGACTCCCGGTGCTGGAGCCGACTCGCGACCCCGCCGCAGTCACCGGAGTCTGGGCCGAAGCGACCGCGGGTCTTCGTTATGTCGCGGCGGACAGACAGGTCAGGACCCTGATCCTCACCCTGTTCGTCATCGTCGCCTTCGCCGGCGTGGACAACGTGGCGCTGGTGTTCCTCGCCGGCGATCAGCTCGCCGGCGGCCCGGCCGGGTACGGCCTCGCCGCCAGCGCGTTCGGCTCGGGAATGCTGCTGGCGTCGGTCGCGTGCACACGACTGGCCCGCGGGCGTTCAGCAGTGACTCTGCTGGTTGTCGCCATCGCCGCGAGTGGCGCCGGCACGGTGCTCACCGGTTTGGCTCCCGCCCTCGCCGTCGCGCTGGTGGCACAGTTGCTCGCCGGCGCGGGGAACGCCGGGGAGAACATCGGCTACGACACCGTCATCCAGGACGTCGTGCCCCGCCCGATGCTCGGCCGCGTGTTCGGCACCCTCGGGACCGCCGCCCAACTGGGTGCGGGCTTCGCCTATCTCGCCGGTGGCCTGTCGGTGAACCTGGTCGGCGCACGCGCCACTTTCGTCCTCGCCGGCGCCGGGACACTCGCCGTCCTACTTGTGCTCGTGCCCGTGCTTCGCCGTCCTCCGCACCCTGGTCCCGGCTGTCCCACTGACTGA
- a CDS encoding acyl-CoA dehydrogenase family protein → MDFAHSPKAREYAERVSAFMESEILPREREYLTALHAQEDRWSAVLPVIGELKAKARAAGLWNLFLPDTTYGAGLTNVEYAPLAELMGRSLIAPEIFNCNAPDTGNAEVLLHYGSDAQRRRWMEPLLRGEIRSAFCMTEPEVASSDAANMAATAVVDGDTVVLNGRKWWSTGIGHPDCRFVIFMGLTDPEAPRHARHSMVLVPLDTPGVRIERMLPVYGYLDEPYGHGEVSFTDVRLPLDAVIAGPGRGFEIAQGRLGPGRIHHCMRLIGLAEHALELACRRSLSRTAFGKPLANLGGNRERIAKARIAINQARLQVLHAAWLLDTAGAIGAISELSQVKAAVPTMACEVIDMAIQLHGGAGLSDDFPLAGAMATARSLRLADGPDEVHLGVVARTELARHRNRETS, encoded by the coding sequence ATGGACTTCGCCCACTCACCCAAGGCGCGCGAGTACGCCGAACGCGTAAGCGCCTTCATGGAGTCGGAAATCCTGCCGCGCGAGCGGGAGTACCTCACGGCACTGCATGCCCAGGAGGACCGCTGGTCGGCCGTCCTGCCGGTGATCGGCGAACTGAAGGCGAAGGCGCGGGCGGCAGGGCTGTGGAACCTGTTCCTGCCCGACACCACGTACGGCGCGGGACTCACCAACGTCGAATACGCACCGCTCGCCGAGCTGATGGGCCGCTCGCTCATCGCACCCGAGATCTTCAACTGCAACGCCCCCGACACCGGCAACGCCGAAGTCCTCCTCCACTACGGCAGCGACGCACAGCGCCGCCGCTGGATGGAACCGCTGCTGCGCGGCGAGATCCGCTCGGCGTTCTGCATGACCGAGCCCGAGGTGGCCTCGTCGGACGCCGCGAACATGGCCGCGACCGCCGTCGTCGACGGGGACACGGTCGTGCTCAACGGACGCAAGTGGTGGAGCACCGGGATCGGGCACCCCGACTGCCGGTTCGTCATCTTCATGGGGCTGACCGACCCGGAGGCGCCCCGCCACGCCCGCCACTCCATGGTGCTGGTCCCGCTCGACACCCCCGGCGTGCGCATCGAGCGGATGCTCCCGGTGTACGGCTACCTCGACGAGCCCTACGGCCATGGCGAAGTCTCCTTCACCGACGTCCGGCTGCCGCTCGACGCGGTGATCGCCGGGCCCGGCCGCGGCTTCGAGATAGCCCAGGGCAGGCTCGGCCCCGGCCGCATTCACCACTGCATGCGACTGATCGGGCTCGCCGAGCACGCCCTCGAACTGGCCTGCCGCCGCTCGCTGTCGCGTACCGCCTTCGGCAAGCCGCTGGCCAACCTGGGCGGCAACCGCGAACGCATCGCGAAGGCCCGGATCGCGATCAACCAGGCCCGGCTTCAGGTCCTGCACGCCGCGTGGCTACTCGACACCGCCGGAGCCATCGGTGCGATCAGCGAGCTGTCCCAGGTCAAGGCCGCGGTCCCGACGATGGCCTGCGAGGTGATCGACATGGCGATCCAACTCCACGGCGGCGCCGGCCTGTCCGACGACTTCCCGCTCGCCGGAGCCATGGCCACCGCCCGCTCCCTGCGCCTGGCCGACGGCCCCGACGAGGTGCACCTCGGCGTCGTGGCCCGCACCGAACTCGCCCGCCACCGAAACCGGGAGACGTCATGA
- a CDS encoding ArsR/SmtB family transcription factor: protein MTLVLRFGSGDAARCRFAVSPLQETMSALLVLNAPSRHAWYLPWLRDVQDVVAELDLGLLGVAVPVRGHGPDFLWPSPTGPLTTIEDDLAQVQATDPDVVAAELAEHARRLDPRTVPAHLYRALTGDPVEARDKLVAHQREAWRTLVAPLWDRVRGLLDADITTRARQLADGGLEGLFANLHRRARWESDALHLIGLRRGRLDLRGRGLVLVPTAFGWPNLGIGPTSTTSATPPALVYPMLGAARLWDPAARSPAIARLLGAGRAAVLVETVIPSTTGGLARRVDLAPATVSQHLAVLRDAGLVTAERRGREVFYQQTPLAAALTRACA, encoded by the coding sequence ATGACGCTGGTGCTGAGGTTCGGGTCGGGTGACGCCGCGCGGTGCCGGTTCGCGGTGTCACCGCTGCAGGAAACGATGTCCGCGCTGCTGGTGCTGAACGCGCCGAGCCGTCACGCCTGGTACCTGCCATGGCTGCGTGACGTCCAGGACGTCGTCGCCGAGCTCGACCTGGGACTGCTCGGCGTCGCGGTGCCGGTGCGCGGGCACGGGCCGGATTTCCTGTGGCCGAGCCCGACCGGCCCGCTCACCACCATCGAGGACGATCTCGCCCAGGTCCAGGCCACCGATCCGGACGTCGTCGCCGCCGAACTCGCCGAGCACGCCCGCCGCCTCGACCCCCGTACGGTGCCCGCGCACCTGTACCGCGCCCTCACCGGGGACCCCGTGGAAGCCCGGGACAAGCTGGTCGCGCACCAGCGAGAGGCCTGGCGGACCCTGGTCGCACCGCTGTGGGACCGCGTCCGTGGCCTGCTCGACGCGGACATCACCACGCGCGCCCGGCAGCTGGCCGACGGCGGCCTGGAGGGGCTGTTCGCCAACCTGCACCGGCGGGCCAGGTGGGAGAGCGACGCCTTGCACCTGATCGGTCTCCGCCGCGGGCGTCTCGACCTGCGCGGCCGCGGCCTGGTCCTCGTCCCGACCGCCTTCGGCTGGCCGAACCTGGGCATCGGACCCACCAGCACCACTTCGGCCACACCCCCGGCCCTCGTCTACCCGATGCTCGGCGCCGCGCGGCTGTGGGACCCCGCCGCGCGGTCACCGGCGATCGCGCGGCTGCTGGGCGCCGGGCGCGCGGCCGTACTGGTGGAGACGGTCATCCCCAGCACGACCGGCGGCCTCGCCCGTCGGGTGGACCTGGCCCCGGCGACCGTTTCCCAGCACCTCGCCGTTCTCCGCGACGCCGGCCTTGTCACTGCTGAACGTCGCGGCCGCGAAGTGTTCTACCAGCAGACCCCGCTCGCGGCGGCACTGACTCGGGCATGCGCCTGA
- a CDS encoding PE-PGRS family protein — protein MEIGERWAYRARPKDLGSAVRQVEVVRVGGPGRSGWIHVRFLEGDAAGLQEWVSSGSLVAPWADVDTFRADDAAELTLVESSRHVRGSTDFEAARMVLGFVRPKNRLRLRRTVADAGVLELSRLDETAPLIGMDAAELRGDTMVFENRHGMCLAGWPVTERIARHLAGRLADEILPEVDRKQQDIEQERAQPSWYSYSRRDERKLDAEAAVLRTVRAWCGQDKADRYDELVALRAEVIRLGELVEKAVKALRDRGHGVIASTIERDLGVHIASLDPDVRR, from the coding sequence ATGGAGATTGGCGAGCGCTGGGCGTACCGCGCGAGGCCGAAGGATCTGGGTAGCGCGGTGCGCCAGGTGGAGGTCGTTCGAGTGGGCGGCCCTGGCAGGTCTGGCTGGATCCACGTGCGGTTCCTCGAAGGCGATGCCGCCGGCCTGCAGGAGTGGGTCAGTTCCGGCTCTCTCGTAGCACCGTGGGCGGATGTCGATACGTTCCGCGCGGACGACGCGGCGGAGTTGACACTGGTGGAGTCCTCTCGCCACGTCCGGGGCAGCACGGATTTTGAGGCCGCCCGCATGGTTCTCGGATTCGTTCGCCCAAAGAACAGGCTGCGCCTGCGCCGAACGGTGGCGGACGCAGGCGTTCTGGAGCTGAGCCGCCTCGACGAGACTGCACCGCTCATCGGCATGGACGCCGCCGAACTCCGCGGTGACACCATGGTGTTCGAGAACCGCCACGGCATGTGCCTGGCCGGGTGGCCGGTCACCGAGCGCATCGCCCGCCACTTGGCCGGCCGCCTCGCCGACGAGATCCTTCCGGAGGTGGACCGCAAGCAGCAGGACATCGAGCAGGAGCGTGCGCAGCCCTCCTGGTACTCCTACAGCCGGCGGGACGAGCGCAAGTTGGACGCGGAGGCGGCCGTCCTGCGAACCGTCCGGGCGTGGTGCGGCCAGGACAAGGCCGACCGCTACGACGAGTTGGTTGCCCTACGCGCCGAGGTCATCCGGCTCGGAGAGCTGGTCGAGAAGGCGGTCAAGGCCCTACGCGACCGCGGTCACGGCGTCATCGCCTCCACCATTGAGCGCGACCTTGGCGTCCATATCGCCAGCCTTGATCCTGACGTGCGTCGATGA
- a CDS encoding class I SAM-dependent methyltransferase, which produces MTQTEFSLSPDGSPVEFYARLPAGSSPRLIHDSIPAGASILELGAGAGRITHPLLELGHEVVAVDESPAMLAYIKGAETVEARIEDLALGRRFDVVLLMSHLIEKPDVEQARAFLRICRAHVKDQGQVLIQRDPPERNYVDEPPFVRQVADGCTISMRDLRQASSEMLTFTLDYEIDGSKWSQSVVTRPVDDDSLEHELALADLEIGSFLNPSRSWVSARPGTASPA; this is translated from the coding sequence ATGACACAGACTGAATTTTCCCTCTCCCCCGACGGCTCTCCGGTGGAGTTCTACGCCCGCCTGCCGGCCGGCTCGAGCCCGCGCCTGATCCACGATTCGATTCCGGCGGGCGCGAGCATCCTGGAGCTGGGGGCGGGCGCGGGGAGAATCACCCATCCCCTTCTGGAATTGGGCCACGAAGTGGTCGCGGTCGACGAATCGCCCGCCATGCTGGCGTACATCAAAGGTGCGGAGACCGTCGAAGCCAGGATCGAAGACCTGGCGCTCGGTCGCCGATTCGACGTGGTTCTCCTGATGTCGCATTTGATCGAGAAACCGGATGTCGAGCAGGCCCGGGCATTTCTCAGAATCTGTCGGGCCCACGTGAAAGACCAGGGGCAGGTGCTCATCCAGCGGGACCCGCCGGAGCGGAACTACGTCGACGAGCCGCCGTTCGTACGGCAGGTGGCGGACGGGTGCACGATCAGCATGCGCGACCTGCGCCAGGCGTCGTCCGAGATGCTGACCTTCACCCTCGACTACGAGATCGACGGCTCGAAGTGGTCGCAATCGGTGGTCACCAGGCCCGTCGACGACGACTCCCTGGAGCACGAACTGGCGTTGGCGGACCTGGAGATCGGCAGCTTCCTGAACCCGAGCCGGTCCTGGGTCAGTGCCCGGCCCGGAACCGCGTCTCCGGCCTGA
- a CDS encoding TetR/AcrR family transcriptional regulator, whose translation MTAKSVPTRVRLKPEERRTQLINIGLRLLVTRPIHEMSIDEVAAEAGISRGLLFRYFPTKRDYYVAVVQAAARRVLSHAEAPAEGAATERMRGIVDGFVSFVQRRKGNYVALVRAGAGGDELVLEVFEDTRNTLVDRVLEAAGVTDPTPLLRLAVRGWLAMAEEMAVDATDEVVTTADLVELLVGSLERVVEQFAGTPH comes from the coding sequence ATGACCGCCAAGTCCGTACCGACCCGCGTGCGACTGAAGCCCGAGGAGCGCCGGACGCAGCTGATCAACATCGGCCTGCGCCTGCTGGTGACCCGCCCCATCCACGAGATGTCGATCGACGAGGTGGCCGCCGAGGCGGGGATCTCCCGTGGTCTGCTCTTCCGCTACTTCCCGACCAAGCGGGATTACTACGTCGCGGTCGTACAGGCGGCCGCACGTCGGGTGCTGTCGCACGCCGAGGCTCCGGCGGAGGGTGCCGCGACGGAGCGGATGCGGGGTATCGTCGACGGCTTCGTGTCGTTCGTGCAGCGCCGGAAGGGCAACTACGTGGCGCTCGTACGGGCTGGCGCGGGCGGCGACGAACTGGTCCTGGAGGTCTTCGAGGACACCCGCAACACGCTCGTCGACCGTGTCCTGGAGGCGGCGGGCGTGACCGACCCCACGCCGCTGCTGCGGCTGGCTGTGCGCGGCTGGCTGGCCATGGCCGAGGAGATGGCCGTCGACGCCACCGACGAGGTGGTCACCACGGCCGACCTGGTCGAGCTGCTCGTGGGCAGCCTGGAGCGGGTCGTGGAGCAGTTCGCCGGCACACCTCACTGA
- a CDS encoding SDR family oxidoreductase, protein MTERILITGGASGLGRALAQRYAAAGRRVLIADLHAPSELPSGDVSFIRLDVRVPDDWEQARRWCETTWGGLDILVNNAGVAAAGRVERLQPEDWDWILDINLKGTVNGCRAFVPLFKRQGSGHVVNVASMAGLLNLPGMASYNVSKAAVVSLSETLRQELAPYGIHTTVVCPGFVRTNLGAGMRSPDPVLAKLADRMIQGGKLSADQVAERVAAAVAGGRFLVLTHPEGRRAARLKRFLPRLVDGQIAKVWRRTAAKLDAQDRQELDAQDRQEAGTV, encoded by the coding sequence ATGACCGAGCGCATCTTGATCACCGGCGGTGCCTCCGGCCTCGGCCGGGCCCTGGCCCAGCGGTACGCCGCCGCCGGGCGCCGAGTCCTGATCGCGGACCTGCACGCGCCGAGTGAACTCCCTTCCGGCGATGTGTCGTTCATCCGCCTGGACGTACGCGTGCCGGACGACTGGGAGCAGGCCCGGCGGTGGTGCGAGACCACATGGGGCGGCCTCGACATCCTGGTGAACAACGCCGGAGTCGCGGCGGCCGGGCGGGTCGAACGCCTGCAACCCGAAGACTGGGACTGGATCCTCGACATCAACCTCAAGGGCACGGTCAACGGATGCCGCGCCTTCGTCCCGCTGTTCAAGCGGCAGGGCAGCGGGCACGTCGTCAACGTCGCGTCCATGGCTGGGCTGTTGAACCTGCCCGGCATGGCCTCGTACAACGTCTCCAAGGCCGCCGTGGTCTCCCTCTCGGAGACCCTGCGCCAGGAACTCGCCCCCTACGGCATTCACACCACCGTGGTCTGCCCGGGCTTCGTCCGCACCAACCTCGGCGCCGGGATGCGCAGCCCCGACCCCGTGCTGGCCAAGCTCGCCGACCGCATGATCCAGGGCGGCAAGCTGAGCGCGGACCAGGTGGCCGAGCGGGTCGCCGCTGCGGTGGCGGGGGGCCGCTTCCTGGTCCTCACCCACCCGGAGGGCCGACGTGCCGCACGCCTCAAGCGGTTCCTGCCCCGGCTGGTGGACGGCCAGATCGCCAAGGTCTGGCGGCGCACCGCGGCGAAGCTCGACGCACAGGACCGGCAGGAACTCGACGCACAGGACCGGCAGGAGGCGGGAACGGTATGA
- a CDS encoding histidine phosphatase family protein, whose product MPLISLVRHGQASFGAQDYDALSDLGREQATAAGRELARRGLRDPHLMTGTLTRQRDTAQLLAEAAGFTDPVREDPRWNEYDHLALLARYTDPVPAGQADSRAVQGLLDRALEAWMEDTEETGPAGWATFENGITAALTELTTTLAKGRDAIVVTSGGVLAALCGALLSLPPTGVVALNRVTVNAAVTTLVVGSSGTSLLTFNDHTHFTGERRRLLTYR is encoded by the coding sequence ATGCCACTCATCTCCCTGGTCCGGCACGGCCAGGCGTCCTTCGGAGCACAGGACTACGACGCCCTGTCCGACCTCGGCCGCGAACAGGCCACCGCCGCCGGCCGGGAACTCGCCCGTCGCGGCCTGCGCGACCCGCACCTCATGACCGGCACCCTCACCCGCCAACGCGACACGGCCCAACTCCTCGCGGAGGCAGCCGGATTCACGGATCCCGTGCGCGAAGATCCGCGCTGGAACGAGTACGACCACCTCGCCCTCCTGGCTCGCTACACCGACCCCGTTCCGGCGGGCCAGGCGGACTCCCGCGCCGTGCAGGGATTGCTCGACCGGGCGCTGGAGGCGTGGATGGAGGACACGGAGGAGACCGGCCCCGCCGGATGGGCCACCTTCGAGAACGGGATCACAGCCGCGCTGACCGAGCTGACCACCACGCTCGCCAAGGGCCGCGACGCGATCGTCGTCACCTCGGGAGGTGTCCTCGCCGCCCTCTGCGGCGCCCTGCTGTCCCTGCCGCCCACAGGGGTCGTCGCCCTCAACCGGGTCACGGTCAACGCCGCCGTCACCACCCTCGTCGTCGGCAGCTCCGGCACCAGCCTCCTCACCTTCAACGACCACACCCACTTCACGGGTGAACGGCGCCGACTGCTCACGTACCGCTGA
- a CDS encoding phosphotransferase family protein, giving the protein MNHTNHPDIANDKNRSAVRAEDAFDVERVHTWLTERMDGLPDRLPEVTQFTGGASNLTYLLRYPDTDRELILRRPPVGKKASSAHDMAREYRVQQALKPAFPHVPTVRALCQDPSVVGGDFYVMDKVPGLILRGRLPHGMTLPPDRARALSEAYVDTLVDLHQVEPVAAGLADLGKGTGYVRRQVEGWTRRYDQARTWNTPSFRRVTAWLADHQPDDVATCVIHNDWRLDNLVLDETDLRVTGVLDWEMATLGDPLMDLGSALAYWVQADDDRMARATRRQPSHLPGMLTRAEIVERYCDRMGLPADNWAFYEVFGLFRLAVIVQQIYYRYHHKQTRNPAFRHLWLAVNYLDRRCRSTIRRAGS; this is encoded by the coding sequence ATGAACCACACGAACCACCCCGACATTGCTAACGACAAGAACCGGAGCGCGGTCCGTGCCGAGGACGCCTTCGACGTCGAACGCGTGCACACCTGGCTGACGGAACGGATGGACGGGCTCCCCGATAGGCTGCCCGAGGTCACCCAGTTCACGGGCGGCGCGTCGAACCTCACGTACCTGCTGCGCTACCCGGACACCGACCGTGAGCTGATCCTGCGCCGCCCACCGGTCGGCAAGAAGGCGTCATCCGCCCACGACATGGCCCGCGAGTACCGCGTACAGCAGGCGCTGAAGCCCGCCTTCCCGCACGTCCCCACCGTTCGCGCCCTGTGCCAGGATCCGTCGGTCGTCGGCGGCGACTTCTACGTGATGGACAAGGTGCCCGGACTGATCCTCCGTGGCCGCCTCCCGCACGGCATGACCCTGCCCCCGGACAGGGCCCGCGCCCTGTCGGAAGCCTACGTCGACACGCTCGTCGACCTGCACCAGGTCGAGCCGGTCGCCGCGGGACTGGCAGACCTGGGCAAGGGAACCGGCTATGTCCGCCGCCAGGTCGAGGGCTGGACCCGCCGCTACGATCAGGCCCGCACCTGGAACACGCCGAGCTTCCGGCGCGTGACGGCCTGGCTCGCCGACCACCAGCCCGACGACGTGGCCACCTGCGTCATCCACAATGACTGGCGCCTGGACAACCTCGTCCTCGACGAGACGGACCTGCGCGTCACCGGTGTTCTGGACTGGGAGATGGCCACCCTCGGCGACCCGCTGATGGACCTCGGCAGCGCCCTCGCGTACTGGGTGCAGGCCGACGACGACCGCATGGCCCGCGCCACCCGCCGCCAGCCCAGCCACCTGCCCGGCATGCTCACCCGCGCCGAGATCGTCGAACGGTACTGCGACCGGATGGGTCTGCCGGCCGACAACTGGGCCTTCTACGAAGTCTTCGGCCTGTTCCGGCTCGCCGTGATCGTCCAGCAGATCTACTACCGCTACCACCACAAGCAGACCCGCAACCCGGCCTTCCGTCACCTCTGGCTCGCGGTCAACTACCTGGACCGCCGCTGCCGTTCGACGATCCGCCGCGCCGGCAGCTGA
- a CDS encoding alpha/beta fold hydrolase: MPTADVNGASISYTDTGAPPGKPDAPAVVFGHGLLFSGWMFHPQVEALRHEYRCVTVDWRGQGDTPATPSGYDMDTLTGDAVALIERLGLGPVHYVGLSMGGFVGQRIAARHGELLRSLTLLDTSADEENPAKLGQYRLLANVYRLTGARPVLGKVKAMMFGPTFLASPTSKPVIDEWVRRLRRCDRAGIRKAVFGVADRPPVHDELDRVSAPTLVVVGADDVATPPARAERIAAAIAGARLEVVQGSGHSSTLEQPAVLTTLIRDFLASVDHD, encoded by the coding sequence GTGCCCACTGCCGACGTCAACGGCGCATCGATCTCCTACACCGACACCGGGGCACCCCCCGGAAAGCCCGACGCCCCCGCCGTCGTCTTCGGTCATGGACTGCTCTTCAGCGGCTGGATGTTCCACCCGCAGGTCGAGGCGCTCCGCCACGAGTACCGGTGTGTGACGGTGGACTGGCGCGGCCAGGGCGACACGCCGGCGACACCCTCCGGCTACGACATGGACACCCTCACCGGCGACGCCGTCGCCCTGATCGAACGGCTCGGCCTCGGGCCCGTCCACTACGTCGGCCTCTCCATGGGCGGCTTCGTCGGCCAGCGCATCGCGGCCCGCCACGGAGAACTGCTCCGCTCGCTCACGCTGCTCGACACGAGCGCGGACGAGGAAAACCCCGCCAAGCTCGGCCAGTACCGCCTTCTGGCCAACGTCTACCGGCTGACCGGAGCCCGGCCGGTCCTGGGGAAGGTGAAGGCCATGATGTTCGGCCCCACCTTCCTCGCCTCCCCCACGAGCAAGCCTGTCATCGACGAGTGGGTACGACGCCTGCGGCGCTGCGACCGGGCAGGCATACGCAAGGCCGTGTTCGGCGTCGCCGACCGGCCCCCTGTCCACGATGAGCTCGACCGCGTGTCAGCGCCCACCTTGGTCGTCGTCGGCGCCGACGACGTCGCCACACCGCCCGCCCGGGCGGAGCGCATCGCGGCCGCCATCGCCGGGGCCCGGCTGGAGGTGGTGCAGGGCTCAGGGCACAGCAGCACTCTCGAACAGCCCGCGGTCCTGACCACCTTGATCCGCGACTTCCTGGCCTCGGTCGACCACGACTGA
- a CDS encoding polymorphic toxin type 17 domain-containing protein has protein sequence MPTWARHCKPGRQVGRLPFQVGARRPPQDRARGSGRPHARRIRFVPDKRVTVSTGLPRGARKGCVDRFGTEWIKGPSRTAGQPFEWDVPLSKLGPVRRVMSGTQPLVFWLQGRP, from the coding sequence GTGCCCACATGGGCTCGGCACTGCAAGCCAGGGCGGCAGGTAGGCCGACTTCCGTTCCAGGTAGGCGCGCGCCGACCCCCTCAGGACCGAGCTCGCGGCTCAGGGCGCCCCCACGCGAGACGCATCCGCTTCGTCCCGGACAAGAGAGTGACGGTCAGCACGGGCCTGCCCCGTGGCGCTCGGAAGGGTTGTGTGGATCGGTTCGGTACTGAATGGATCAAGGGGCCGTCCAGGACCGCCGGGCAGCCGTTCGAGTGGGACGTTCCTCTGAGCAAGCTAGGGCCTGTTCGACGGGTCATGTCGGGAACCCAGCCCCTGGTCTTCTGGCTGCAGGGCCGGCCCTAG
- a CDS encoding SDR family oxidoreductase — MTVRKKILITGASSGLGEGMARAFAARGRDLALCARRTDRLHVLREELLATHPGIKVTVRELDVNDHDQVFEVFRGFRTDLGGLDRVIVNAGLGKGQPIGTGRFDANLQTAQTNFTAALAQCEAAMEIFRDQRAGHLVVISSMSAMRGMPRNLTTYAASKAGLSALAEGIRAEMAATRTPIAVTTLHPGYIATDLSAGAAKTPLMTSSEKGVRAMVKAIEREGADAKVPAWPWVPVGFLMRHLPLRLVTKAS; from the coding sequence ATGACCGTCCGGAAGAAGATCCTGATCACCGGGGCGAGTTCGGGACTCGGCGAGGGCATGGCCCGCGCCTTCGCCGCCCGGGGGCGGGACCTGGCCCTGTGCGCCCGGCGCACCGACCGTCTGCACGTTCTGCGCGAAGAACTGCTCGCCACTCACCCCGGCATCAAGGTGACCGTGCGGGAGCTCGACGTGAACGACCACGACCAGGTCTTCGAGGTCTTCCGCGGCTTCCGCACCGACCTGGGCGGCCTGGACCGGGTGATCGTCAACGCCGGCCTCGGCAAGGGCCAGCCGATCGGCACCGGCCGTTTCGACGCCAACCTGCAGACCGCCCAGACCAACTTCACCGCCGCGCTCGCCCAGTGCGAGGCGGCGATGGAGATCTTCCGCGACCAGCGGGCGGGCCACCTCGTGGTCATCTCCTCGATGAGCGCGATGCGCGGCATGCCCCGCAACCTCACCACGTACGCGGCCAGTAAGGCCGGCCTCTCCGCGCTCGCCGAGGGCATCCGTGCCGAGATGGCCGCGACCCGCACCCCGATCGCCGTCACCACCCTCCACCCCGGCTACATCGCCACCGACCTCAGCGCGGGCGCGGCGAAGACGCCGCTGATGACCTCCTCGGAGAAGGGCGTACGGGCCATGGTGAAGGCCATCGAACGCGAGGGTGCCGACGCGAAGGTCCCGGCGTGGCCCTGGGTCCCCGTGGGCTTCCTCATGCGCCACCTGCCCCTGCGACTCGTGACCAAGGCGAGCTGA